CCCTCGTACTGGGAGGATATCGCCGATTACTTCAAGGTGACCGGCGAGGTGCCCGTTGAGATGATCCGCGATCGGCTCGATGGGCCTATCGGCGGCATGTGCTACGCGCAGTGCCCGCCCTTCTGGCCGTTCGTGCAGGGCGAGACACTGGCGAACGACTGCCTCCCGATCCGGGTCTTCGACCGGAGCGGTACATCGCACCGCTACGAGAGCGGGGGCATTCACGGCATCGAGCGGGTGGACGAGTTCCACCGGATTGAGATCCTCTGGCTCGGCACGGCCGAACAGACGATCGAGACCGCAAACCGGCTCCACGAGACGTATACCCGGGTCTTTGAAGACCTCATGGAGCTCGAGTGGCGGAGCGCGAGGGTGACTCCCTGGTTCATGGCGCAGGAAGGCATGCTCGGCGAGTCCGGCAGCGCCGATATCGGCACGCGGGACTATGAGGCGCTCCTCCCCTACAGCAACTCGTGGCTCGAGTTCCAGAACGTCAGTGTGAACGGCGACAAGTACCCGAAGGGGTTCAACGTCAAGATCCAGAGCGGTGCCGACTGCTGGTCGGGTTGTTCCGGGATCGGCCTTGAACGGTGGACCGCGGCGTTCCTTGCCCAGAAAGGGTTTGACACCGCGAAGTGGCCTGAGGCAGTGGCGCGACTGGTCGACGAACCGAAGGAGATCTTCAGGTTCCTCTAAGAGAACTCCTGATAGAATGCAGAGAGTGCAAAACAGAAGAATGAAAGCGAAGTGATACTATGGCAAGAAAGAAGCAGGTTGGAAGAAGAGTAGAAGGCTGGAAGGCAAAGAAGTGGTACCGGGTGCATGTTCCGGACGCCTTCGGCAAGATCGAGATCGGTGACACGATCTCCGCCGACCCCGAGAACATGGTCGGCCGTGTGATGACTGCGACCCTCGGCGAGGTTGTCCAGGACTACTCCAAGTCGCACATCAAGATGAAGTTCAGGATCAACAACGTGGCAGGCGAGTCCGCCTACACCGAGTTCGTGGGGCACGAAGTGACCCGTGACTACCTCCGGTCGATGGTCAAGCGCCGGACGTCCCGGATCGACACGATCATGCCGGTCATCACCAAAGACGGCAAGAAGGTTCGCCTGACCATCGTCTGCCTCACCCTTACCAGGGCAGAGCAGAGCCAGATCCACTCGATCCGTCAGACGATCATGCAGCAGATCGCTGCCCGCGCTACCGAGGCCGACCTCGATACGCTCGTCAAGGACGTCATGTCCGGCGATCTTTCCCGGGATCTCTTCAAGGCCGTCAAGACGATCTACCCCGTCAGGCGCGTCGAGATTACGAAGTCCAAGCTCGAGCGGATCGCTGCCGTATAGGCCGATCCGTCGACTCTTTTTTCTGCAAATCCGGATCCCGATCCGCAGCCTCGGGAAGATGCAAATCGCGGTTTTCTCATCCCGAATGCCGTTTCCTCGCGGTGTTCCGGCGATATCCAATTGGCTGAATACTTTCCCGACCACAATCATTATACCCTCGAACAGGTACATGCCCCCGCGTACGTAGGGGAGCATTACTCGCGATCAGGAGGTGTAAGGCTGATGTACCGGTCCCTGGAGAAGCGATCTGCCCGGCCACGGTGGGAGGCGCTGAGTGCGCCCGCCGGAGATCCGTGTTCCGAGCAGCAGTCCGCCGTGCTGACGATGATTCAGCGGGTGCTCACGGATTTTGATAAAGACTGGAACCTGCTCCGGGAGGAGGCGGAGGGTGAGGACTGGCCTGCCGCGGCGAATGAACTCCTCGACCGCTACTCGCACGAGATGTATGACCTCGTGCGGGCAATTCAGGGGATTCTCGCCGAGGATATGGAGTTTCACGTCCGGGGACTCTCCGCGGATATGATCATGGCGACCAACATCTGCCATATGATCGGTTGTGGCCGGGAGTTTCTGATCCGGGGCGACGAGCTGGCGAGGCGCGCACGCTCTTCTGCGGACAGGTGTATTCTTATGTGCCGGGCGCGGCGGCGGGTCAGGGTCGTCGTCCGGTGAGACCCCCTCCGTCTCCCGCAGGTACCGGATAAAGTAATGTTTCTTTGCGTCACATCTCTCTTCGATGACTGCACAGAAGATCCTGCTCCTGGTGCTCGACGGGATATCCGACCGCCCCTGCGCGTCGCTTGGCGGGCTGACGCCCCTGCAGGCCGCAAATACCCCGAACCTCGACCGGTTCGCGACGGAAGGAATCACCGGCATCATGGATACGATTGCGCCCGGCATCAGGCCCGGGTCCGATACGGCACACCTGAGCCTGCTCGGCTATCCGCCCGAACGCTACTACACCGGCCGGGGGCCGCTTGAGGCGGAGGGGTCGGGTATCCACATGGAACCCGGGATGATCGGGTTTCGGTGCAATTTTGCCACGGTCGACGAAAACAGCCTGATCACCGATCGGCGGGCCGGCCGGATCCACGACACCGCGGCTCTCTCGGCGGCGATCCGGGAGGGGGTCGATCTCTCCGCGTACGAGGTTGGATTCCGGTTCGAGTCCGGTGCCGGGCACCGCGCCGCCCTCGCGTTCGTCGGTGATCTCCTCGGCGACCGCGTCACCTCGAACGACCCGAAGAAAGAGGGTGCCGAGCCGCTTCCCGTCAAACCCATCGGTGATGCGCCTGCCGACGAGAAGACGGCAGCTGTCTGCAACGAGTTCATCCGCCAGTCCCGTGAGATACTCTTCGATCATCCCCTCAACATCGAACGGCTGGAACAGGGGTTGCCGCCCGCGAACCTCCTCCTGATCCGGGGTGCCGGGAGAATGGGGCATTTCGAACCGTTCGAGGAGCGGTACGATCTCTCCGGCAGCGTTATCTCGGCCGCCACCCTGATCTCGGGGATCGGGATGGTCGTCGGGCTCGAGCATATCCCGGTGCCGGGGACGACCGGGTCGGTGGACTCCGACCTCCCCGCCAAGGTGGCGGCGACCCTGCGCGAGCTCGAGCGGAAGGATTTCGTGCTCCTGAACATAAAAGGCGCGGACGAGGCCGGGCACGATGGAAAACCCGAGCAGAAGCGGGATTTCATCGAAGTGATCGATGCGGCGCTCGAGCCCTTTGCGGCGCTCGACGATACGATCCTCGTGATCTGCGGCGATCACAGCACGCCCTGTTCGGTGAAGGATCACAGTGCAGACCCGGTTCCGCTGGTGATCCGGGGAGAAGGCGTCAGAACCGACCGCAATTGGGCGTTTGACGAGATATCCTGTGCAGAAGGGGGGATTAACCGGATACGCGGCCTCGATCTGATGCCGATTGTTCTCGATCTAATAAACAAGGCTCATAAATACGGCGCATGAAGATCTTAGCGGCGGCAGACTCATGGAGGATACAGCGAAGCACGACTGGCTCAGGGAATGCTCGCTCCCCGACAGCACCGAGCTGCAGGAGCGGCTGCTCAAGACCGACCAGGATATTATAATCGGCGACCGCTGCCAGATAGATTACGGCCTTGCAGGCAAGGATATAGTTGTCTGTGAGTTCTGTACCATAAACGGGAACATCCTCGCGTCAGGCGACGTCAGGATCGATAATTGGTGCGAGGTGGCCGGGAACGTCTTCGTGGACGAGGATGCCTACCTTGGCGAGGGTGTCAAGATCCGGGGCAAGCTCGTCGTCCATGGCGACCTCGATATCGGTGATAACGTCCAGATAGAGCAGGGTTTCGAGGCAAAGGGCTGGATCTCGATCAGGAACCCCATGCCGGTCATCGTCTACCTCATGCTCTACCTGGTGGCGCTCCTCGGCATCGAGAAGGAAGAAGAACTCGAATCGGTCATGCAGAAGATCTTCGGCGAGGAGGAGGTCGAAAAGACTCCCCCGCTGATGATCCCGGGAGGCGCGGTGATGAACATGCAGACCATCACCGTCCCCGACCGCATGGCCATCGGCAGGGGGTGCCGCCTGCACGGCAACATCAAGGCGGGCTCGGTCACGATGCTCGCCAGCACGACGCTGTTCGGGAGCCTGCATGCCCGTGATGCCGTCACGGTCGCGGAGGGATCGGTCGTGCATGGCGATCTCCGGAGTGACGGTGATGTTACGCTGGAACAGAGTGTGCGGATCCTCGGGGACGTCATCTGCAGGAGGCTGACGCTCCACGAGGAGGCACGGGTGGACGGCACGATCCGGGCGCCGGGCGGGCTGAAGATAGAGAGAGTTACATGACAATTGCAGAATTACTTGATGTGGATGCGTGCCGGCTTATCGAGCCGTCGTTTGCCGAGCTGACGGAAGATCACTATACTGCCCTGCTGCTCCGGGCACTCGCCGACGATGCCCGGCTGCTTGTCGACGAAGACGAGGAACCGCTTGCCCTCGCACTTCACGACGACCAGGGGTGGCATGCGGCGTCGTTTCTCTTCCGTGACCCGACGCTCGCTGCGATCGAGTGCTTCGAGGCGTTCGATGGGGAGATCTATCAGGAGAACCGTGAAACCTGGCTCGCGGCGGTCAGGGAGTACTACAGCCTCGAGTTATGCCGTACGGTGCTTCCGGCCGTCGAGGATCTGCCCGGGGATCGGATGGCGAAGATGGAAGATCTCATCCGGGAGATCTGGGGCGACCGGAGCGGGTCGCTCTGCCTCGACTGCTGCTGCGGCTCCGGGGTCGGTACCGCCGCTCTCCGCGCCTCCGGTATCCGGTCGATTGCCTACGACAACGACCCCGCTCTCCTCTCCCTCGGTCTTGCCCGGGGCAGGCTCTCTCCTTCGGAGACGATCTGCATCGACGGGAGAGCGGCAGGGGCGTACATCAGCCCGGCTCCGCTCGGTGTCGCATTCATGGCAGGCGAGATCATCGGATACAATGCGGGTATGTGGGAAGGGATCGTCGATCAGCTCCTTTCCCTCACCGATGAGGCGCTCATCACCCTCGGCACCGAGCAGGAATCCGGCATGGTGCGGACATGGTGCCTTGAACGGGACAAGAGCATCGAAATATTCGAGAACGATCGCGATCCGCTCTACGACCGCTGGTGCTGCCTCATCCGGTAGATCGATCCCTTCCTCTTTTTGGTCTCCGGCTCCGGTGCGCCGGCGGCTATACGTCAGCCGATGAGCTGGTATTCTGTTTTGACGGCAGCGATTCGCGGAATCGGTTTCGGAAGGTTAATACTCTATGGGGGCCATCTCCGTTATTCCGGGTCGTTCCCCGCTACCCGCATCCCGCTGTGCAGGTATTGGGCGGTTCTCCCCGCCTCCCGGCACATGGACGTGACGGCATGGATCTCCGCAGCAAAGTCATTCTCATCGTCATCGCGACACTTGCAGTACTTCTCGTAGCCCACGTCCTGATATCCGACGCCGTCGTGATGCAGAGTTACTCCGACCTCGAGCTCCGGGAGACCCGCCAGCATCTTGAGCGGGCTCTGATTGCCGTCGATTATGAGATCGGGAGGGTCGACGGGCTCTGCAGGGACTGGGCGTGGTGGGACGACACCTGCCGGTTCGTCGGTGAGGGGAACGATGCCTACATCAGATCAAACCTCGTCGACTCCACGTTCAGCCAGCTTCGCCTGAATATGATGCTGTACCTGAACCAGTCGGGAGCGGTCGTCTTCGCGAAGGGGTACGATCTCGCTGCCGGGACGCCGACGCCGCTCCCGGCGCCCCTTCTCGACCGGATCACCTCCGACAACCGACTCGTCGGCCATGACGATGCGAAGAACGGCGTTGCCGGACTGATCGTCCTTCCCGAAGGGCCGATGATCGTCTCCTCACAGTCGATCGTCTTAAGCAGCGGGGACGGGCCTTCACACGGAACTCTCATTATCGGGCGGTACCTCGACGACGCCGCGCTGGAAGCGTTGCAGTCGACCACCCTCCTGCCGTTCTCCCTTCTCCCGCGGGACGACTGGGCACCGCTGAACGACTCCTGGGAGCCGCTCCCGGCATCAGGGTCGATGCTGGTACAAACGATTAATCCGGATACCACCACCGGCTACGTGTTGATCGAGGATATCTACGGCGAGCCGGCCGTCATGCTGCGCACCGACCTTCCCCGGACTATCTACAACCAGGGACGCTCGACGTTCAACTATCTTCTCGGCTCCGTCATTGTAGCAGGACTCCTCTTCGGTTTTGTGACTATCTCCCTCCTCGAGCGGACGACGCTCCTGCAGATGGGGCGGCTCAGCGACGACGTCGCCGGGATCGGGGCGAGGCGCGACTTTGCATCCCGGCTCCCGGTGAACGGGGAGAACGAACTCTCCCGGCTTGCCGGAGCGATCAACGGCATGCTCGAGGAGCTCGAGGCGGCCCGCCGGGAACTTCAGGAGAGCAGCGACCGGTATCACCTCCTCTTCAACAGCGGGAATGATTTTATAATCGTCTGTGCCGTCACCGACGACGGGGCTCCCTGCAGGATCCTCGACGTCAACGATCTCGTCTGCCGGCGGCTCGGCTATACCCGGTCTGAACTGCTCGCTCTCCCGATAACGAGGCTCATCCCCGACGGCGAGGCCGTCTCCTCAGGAACCCGGCGCCTCCACCTGATCCACTTCGTGAAGAAACGGGGGGAGACGATCCCGGTCGAGGTGAATACTCATCCCGTCACCCTCGGCACGGAGCAAGCGGTGCTTGCGATCGCCCGGGACATCACCGAGCGGCAGCTGGCGGAGGAGGAACTTACACGACACCGGCAGCATCTTGAGGAGATGGTCGAAGAGCGGACGGATGCGCTTGTCCGGCTCAACGAACGTCTTCAGCGTGAGATCGTCGAACGCCGGAAGACAGAGCAGCACAGGAAAGAGGCGTACGATCAGATCGAGCGGAATATCGAACAGTTCGCGATCCTCGCCGACCATATCCGCCACCCCCTGCAGGTCATTCAGGGAATGGCCGACCTCCTCGATGACGAGGCGAAAGGAGCGAAGATAGCGGTGCAGGTCGAGCGGATCGATGCGATCATCAAGCAGCTCGACCAGGGTTGGGTCGAGTCCGAAGAGATCCGGGCGTTTTTAAAGAGATATTCGTGAGGGGGTGGCCTACTCCTGGCGCTGCTCCGCGCAGTCGAGCTCGGCGACGATCCCGACCGCGTCGTCCATCTTCGCCACGAGCCGCCGGATCTCGAGGAGGCGTTCCATCCCGATGAAGTGCTCGGCCATCACCCGTGCCATATCGGTAAGTTCAATCCGCCCCGCTCTCCTGCGCACGAGTTTCTCGTCGAGGAGCGCCGAGAGCACCGGTTCGAGCGTCCCGACCATCAGGTTGTTCAGCCGGATGATCTGCTGCTCGTCGCCGCCGCAGACGACGGCGTTCGCAACGAACTCTTCGGAGCTCTCTTCGAGATCGTACTCCGGCGCGACCTCTTCCATCTCGCCCCGCAGGAGACCGACGGCTACCTCGTCCTCGGTCTTGCCGGAGGTGCGGGAGTACGATCCGCCGGGTTCGGCAAGGATCACGATCCTGCCGAGATCGTGGTAGTCGGGCCGCCCCGCACGTCCCATCATCTGGTGGAACTCCCCGACGCCGAGCCACTGGATACCCATGGCGAGAGCGTCGAAGACCACCTGGGATGCCGGAAAGTCGACACCCGCCGCGAGAGCCGCCGTCGTGACCACGGCGGCGATATCTCCGTTCGCAAAGCGGTTCTCGACGTCGCGCCGTTCCTGTGACGAGAGCCCGGCGTGGTACGGAGCTGCTTTCCTGCCGAGCGCTTCGGCGACGACGTGGCACCGGGCACGGGAGTTCGTGAAGACGATCGTCTGGCCGCGGAACCCTTTCGATGACCGCTGTTTGAACTCTTCGGCCACGAGCTGCTTGATGAAGTCGATCTTCTTCGTCCGCTCCACGAAGAGCAGGTGCCGTTCGAGCGGGACGGGGCGTTCGGCGTACCTGATGAGCTGAGCGTTCAGTTTCTTCGCGAGCAGCCCCGGCATTCCGATGGTTGCGGAGAGGTAGAGGAACTGCGCTTTCGGGGCGACGTGCTTGAGGCGGGCGATCAGGCCGTCGAGGCGGTGGCCGCGTTCGGGATCCTCGAGCATCTGCACCTCGTCGATCACCACCGTGCCGATATCCTTGAGCACCCGTCCCGTCCGGAGCGCATGGTCGATCCCCTCGTAGGTGCCGACGACGATCGGTGCACCGATATCCCGCTCCCCGACCGGCCGGGTCTCCGGGAGGTTCAACCTGCTGACGCCCGTCTGCAGGGAGACTCGGACGAGGCGGCCGTAGCGGTCGCGGAACCGCTGGTACTTCTGGTTCGCGAGCGCCACCAGGGGAACGAGAAAGAGGGTTCTACCTTTGCCCTCGAGGAAGTTCTTCATCCCCGCCATCTCCCCGATGAACGTCTTCCCGCTGGCGGTCGCCGAGACCACCAGCAGGTGCTGCCGGTCGAGGAGCCCGCCTTCTACGGCGAGCTGCTGCACCGGCATGAGGTACTCGATCCCCGAGGCCTTTGCAAAAGCCGGGGGGAGCGGGAGCTCGGTGATGTGCACGGTCTCTTCCCGTGCGTGGGCTTCGAGGCGATCGTAGAGCGTCCGTGACCGGTCAAGGTTATCCGGCCCGACCGATGCGAGAACCTTGTTGAGGTCGCGGATCTGTTCGAGCAGCTGCTCGAGGTGGGAGAGCATGGAGCCGCCGAACTTGCCCATGTACCCGAGTTCCCGCCGGAGTTCCCTTTTAGCGCACTCCATGCAGATCCACTCGTTCCCGTAGCGGACAGCGCTCGATTTATCGATCGGTGCGAACCGGTCTTCGAGCTGGCAGAGCCGGCAGATGGTGATCCGGGAGTAGGGGATCTGCAGATCGTTTAGAAACGACTCAAACTCCCTGCTGCCTCCTGCAAGCTGCACCTTCGCCCGCCGGAGCACGGCGATGAAGTCGCGGGTGGGAACCGGTTTGAGCTGTTTCTGTTTTTTGCGGATCTTGAAGTTCTTCGGCCGCTGCCCTTTCGGCGTACCGGCGAGATCGACGAATCCGGAGGCGGTAACCCGGCCTCCGTCGATGAACAATAGTTTATACGTGCCTTTCTGCGGCTGAATAATGATCTTCATGAGACTATGAGGTCGTGGATGGTATAGGCGAGGCCTGCCGTCTCGAGACGCTTTAAGAAGTCGGTGAACTCCTCGTCGACGATGAGGATGGCACACTCCCTGCCGTGGAATGCCGCTTCGACGACGCCTTCACGGGATCCGAAGAACATATCGGGTTCGCACCCCGCCTTCTTCAGCGCGACGTAGGACTCGAGGCCCACGGCCGCAACCATCTCGGCGCGGTCGATGGCGCTGCGGAGCAGGGTGCTGCTGACTTTGCGCGACCCGCCCCGTTCGACCCGGGGAATCTTGCAGACGTGGATGAGCCCCTCGCGGTGCTCGATGATCCCTTCAAGGTGCGAAACGCCGACGTCTTCGCCGGGTCTTGCGTCCATGGTGGCCTCTCCCATGGCGGTCTTCTCCTGGAGCGTCGCATAGAGCCATCCGTCCTGCATATATACGCCTATGCGATCCCCTTTCCGGATCTCATCCCGCGCAAGTGCCGTCCAGACCGCGACCTGCTGGATGATATCCTTCGTGACATGGCGGGCGTATGCCTCGAGCGCCTCGGCGTTCCGGAGCACCCACTCGACACCGCTCTTCGTCACCTCGTAGCGGCCTCTGCCGTGAGCGGCGACGAACCCTTCGTCCACCAGCTCCCGGATATACTCCGAGACTGCCTGAGGTGTCACCCCGAGTTTCTCTGCGATCTCCTGCTGCCGGACGGCCGGCTGATGCTCCGCTATCTCGACCAGAATCTGGAAGCGTGTCGCCTCGCGCTTGCTCCGGAGGATGATGTACAGGGGGTCTTCACGAACTTCTGTCA
This sequence is a window from Methanoculleus taiwanensis. Protein-coding genes within it:
- a CDS encoding DUF7839 domain-containing protein yields the protein MTEVREDPLYIILRSKREATRFQILVEIAEHQPAVRQQEIAEKLGVTPQAVSEYIRELVDEGFVAAHGRGRYEVTKSGVEWVLRNAEALEAYARHVTKDIIQQVAVWTALARDEIRKGDRIGVYMQDGWLYATLQEKTAMGEATMDARPGEDVGVSHLEGIIEHREGLIHVCKIPRVERGGSRKVSSTLLRSAIDRAEMVAAVGLESYVALKKAGCEPDMFFGSREGVVEAAFHGRECAILIVDEEFTDFLKRLETAGLAYTIHDLIVS
- a CDS encoding DEAD/DEAH box helicase, giving the protein MKIIIQPQKGTYKLLFIDGGRVTASGFVDLAGTPKGQRPKNFKIRKKQKQLKPVPTRDFIAVLRRAKVQLAGGSREFESFLNDLQIPYSRITICRLCQLEDRFAPIDKSSAVRYGNEWICMECAKRELRRELGYMGKFGGSMLSHLEQLLEQIRDLNKVLASVGPDNLDRSRTLYDRLEAHAREETVHITELPLPPAFAKASGIEYLMPVQQLAVEGGLLDRQHLLVVSATASGKTFIGEMAGMKNFLEGKGRTLFLVPLVALANQKYQRFRDRYGRLVRVSLQTGVSRLNLPETRPVGERDIGAPIVVGTYEGIDHALRTGRVLKDIGTVVIDEVQMLEDPERGHRLDGLIARLKHVAPKAQFLYLSATIGMPGLLAKKLNAQLIRYAERPVPLERHLLFVERTKKIDFIKQLVAEEFKQRSSKGFRGQTIVFTNSRARCHVVAEALGRKAAPYHAGLSSQERRDVENRFANGDIAAVVTTAALAAGVDFPASQVVFDALAMGIQWLGVGEFHQMMGRAGRPDYHDLGRIVILAEPGGSYSRTSGKTEDEVAVGLLRGEMEEVAPEYDLEESSEEFVANAVVCGGDEQQIIRLNNLMVGTLEPVLSALLDEKLVRRRAGRIELTDMARVMAEHFIGMERLLEIRRLVAKMDDAVGIVAELDCAEQRQE
- a CDS encoding polymer-forming cytoskeletal protein — translated: MEDTAKHDWLRECSLPDSTELQERLLKTDQDIIIGDRCQIDYGLAGKDIVVCEFCTINGNILASGDVRIDNWCEVAGNVFVDEDAYLGEGVKIRGKLVVHGDLDIGDNVQIEQGFEAKGWISIRNPMPVIVYLMLYLVALLGIEKEEELESVMQKIFGEEEVEKTPPLMIPGGAVMNMQTITVPDRMAIGRGCRLHGNIKAGSVTMLASTTLFGSLHARDAVTVAEGSVVHGDLRSDGDVTLEQSVRILGDVICRRLTLHEEARVDGTIRAPGGLKIERVT
- a CDS encoding 2,3-bisphosphoglycerate-independent phosphoglycerate mutase, which codes for MTAQKILLLVLDGISDRPCASLGGLTPLQAANTPNLDRFATEGITGIMDTIAPGIRPGSDTAHLSLLGYPPERYYTGRGPLEAEGSGIHMEPGMIGFRCNFATVDENSLITDRRAGRIHDTAALSAAIREGVDLSAYEVGFRFESGAGHRAALAFVGDLLGDRVTSNDPKKEGAEPLPVKPIGDAPADEKTAAVCNEFIRQSREILFDHPLNIERLEQGLPPANLLLIRGAGRMGHFEPFEERYDLSGSVISAATLISGIGMVVGLEHIPVPGTTGSVDSDLPAKVAATLRELERKDFVLLNIKGADEAGHDGKPEQKRDFIEVIDAALEPFAALDDTILVICGDHSTPCSVKDHSADPVPLVIRGEGVRTDRNWAFDEISCAEGGINRIRGLDLMPIVLDLINKAHKYGA
- a CDS encoding 30S ribosomal protein S3ae; this translates as MARKKQVGRRVEGWKAKKWYRVHVPDAFGKIEIGDTISADPENMVGRVMTATLGEVVQDYSKSHIKMKFRINNVAGESAYTEFVGHEVTRDYLRSMVKRRTSRIDTIMPVITKDGKKVRLTIVCLTLTRAEQSQIHSIRQTIMQQIAARATEADLDTLVKDVMSGDLSRDLFKAVKTIYPVRRVEITKSKLERIAAV
- a CDS encoding CHASE4 domain-containing protein; the encoded protein is MDLRSKVILIVIATLAVLLVAHVLISDAVVMQSYSDLELRETRQHLERALIAVDYEIGRVDGLCRDWAWWDDTCRFVGEGNDAYIRSNLVDSTFSQLRLNMMLYLNQSGAVVFAKGYDLAAGTPTPLPAPLLDRITSDNRLVGHDDAKNGVAGLIVLPEGPMIVSSQSIVLSSGDGPSHGTLIIGRYLDDAALEALQSTTLLPFSLLPRDDWAPLNDSWEPLPASGSMLVQTINPDTTTGYVLIEDIYGEPAVMLRTDLPRTIYNQGRSTFNYLLGSVIVAGLLFGFVTISLLERTTLLQMGRLSDDVAGIGARRDFASRLPVNGENELSRLAGAINGMLEELEAARRELQESSDRYHLLFNSGNDFIIVCAVTDDGAPCRILDVNDLVCRRLGYTRSELLALPITRLIPDGEAVSSGTRRLHLIHFVKKRGETIPVEVNTHPVTLGTEQAVLAIARDITERQLAEEELTRHRQHLEEMVEERTDALVRLNERLQREIVERRKTEQHRKEAYDQIERNIEQFAILADHIRHPLQVIQGMADLLDDEAKGAKIAVQVERIDAIIKQLDQGWVESEEIRAFLKRYS